The following proteins are co-located in the Rhodococcus opacus B4 genome:
- the folE gene encoding GTP cyclohydrolase I FolE, producing the protein MFDQPRAEAAVRELLLAIGEDPDRPGLIDTPARVARSYREVFAGLYTDPAEVLGTTFDEGHRELVLVRDIPLYSTCEHHLVSFHGVAHVGYIPGSTGKVTGLSKIARVVDLYAKRPQVQERLTSQVADAVMRKLNPRGAIVVIEAEHLCMAMRGIRKPGASTTTSAVRGTLQSSAASRSEALALILRN; encoded by the coding sequence ATGTTCGACCAGCCCCGCGCCGAGGCAGCGGTCCGCGAACTGTTGCTCGCCATCGGAGAGGACCCCGACCGCCCCGGACTGATCGACACGCCGGCCCGAGTCGCACGCTCATACCGCGAGGTGTTTGCCGGCCTTTACACCGACCCGGCCGAAGTCCTGGGCACGACCTTCGACGAGGGCCATCGCGAACTCGTCCTCGTGCGGGATATCCCGTTGTACTCCACGTGTGAGCACCATCTGGTGTCGTTCCACGGAGTCGCGCACGTCGGCTACATCCCGGGCTCTACCGGAAAGGTCACCGGACTGTCGAAAATCGCCCGCGTTGTCGACCTCTACGCGAAGCGCCCTCAGGTGCAAGAACGACTCACCAGCCAGGTCGCCGACGCCGTCATGCGCAAACTCAACCCGCGAGGCGCCATTGTCGTGATCGAGGCCGAGCACCTGTGCATGGCGATGCGCGGTATCCGCAAACCGGGGGCGAGTACGACCACGTCGGCAGTGCGGGGAACGCTGCAGTCCAGTGCCGCGTCGCGATCGGAGGCACTCGCCCTGATCCTACGCAATTGA